In a single window of the Myxococcales bacterium genome:
- a CDS encoding nucleotidyl transferase AbiEii/AbiGii toxin family protein codes for MTKPANVSASVRARLLKLSKERKEDHQLLLVRYANERLLHRLSLSPHAEQFVLKGAALFTLWTGRAHRATRDLDLLGFGDPAESRMRQVFADVIRMPVDDDAVVFDSASLQVGPIREDQDYGGVRVELEARIGNAKLRLQVDVGFGDAVTPNAELVAFPPLLDFPAPRVRAYPKETVIAEKVEAMVQLGMANSRMKDFFDVMVLAGMYPFDGALLVRAFRATFERRGTPLPESRPVAWTPAFVVDPTKQTQWTAFLRKSGATTTTRALGEVVDAVASFAWPPLEAAALGRSLEQRWLAGGTWMSG; via the coding sequence ATGACCAAACCCGCCAATGTCAGCGCATCGGTGCGGGCTCGCCTGCTCAAGCTCTCGAAGGAGCGAAAGGAGGACCACCAGCTCCTTCTCGTGCGCTACGCCAACGAGCGCCTGCTGCACCGACTCTCGCTCTCGCCGCACGCAGAGCAGTTCGTGCTGAAAGGCGCCGCGCTCTTCACCCTTTGGACGGGCCGCGCCCACCGTGCCACGCGAGACCTCGATCTGCTCGGCTTCGGAGATCCTGCCGAGAGCCGCATGAGGCAGGTGTTCGCCGACGTGATCCGCATGCCGGTAGACGATGATGCCGTTGTCTTCGACTCCGCGTCCCTCCAGGTAGGCCCCATCCGTGAAGACCAGGACTACGGCGGCGTGCGCGTCGAACTCGAGGCGCGCATTGGGAACGCGAAGCTCCGCCTGCAAGTCGACGTTGGCTTTGGCGACGCCGTTACGCCGAACGCCGAGCTCGTTGCGTTCCCTCCCTTGCTCGACTTCCCTGCGCCGCGCGTTCGCGCGTACCCGAAGGAGACCGTGATCGCAGAGAAAGTCGAAGCGATGGTGCAGCTCGGCATGGCGAACAGCCGCATGAAGGACTTCTTCGACGTCATGGTGTTGGCGGGAATGTACCCGTTCGATGGCGCCTTGCTGGTGCGCGCCTTCCGAGCCACGTTCGAGCGCCGAGGTACTCCGCTCCCCGAGAGCCGGCCCGTTGCTTGGACGCCCGCGTTTGTGGTCGACCCGACAAAGCAGACGCAGTGGACGGCGTTCCTTCGCAAGTCCGGCGCAACCACGACCACTCGTGCGCTCGGCGAGGTCGTGGACGCGGTGGCGTCCTTCGCCTGGCCCCCGCTCGAGGCGGCCGCTCTCGGACGCAGCCTCGAGCAGCGGTGGCTGGCGGGGGGAACCTGGATGTCGGGCTAG